The segment ATGGAGCTTCTCCGGTCTAGCCGCGCCATGCCTGCCGGAACGCAGTCGGATCGGTGTATCCCAGAAGCTGAGCGACCAGTCCGACCTGAGGGCCGGGCTGCGCGAGGAGCCGGGTGGCACGGGCATGGCGCACCTGGTCGAGAAGGGCGCGCAGGCTTGTGCCTTCGGCGGCCAGCCGCCTTTGCAGGGTGCGCGGCCCGAGATGCAGCGCCGCAGCCACCCGGTCGAGCGTGATGGCGGAGATGCCCAGGTTGGCGTCGATCACTGCGCGGGCTGCGGATGTCGTGTCGAGGGCCGGGGTCGCTTCGCCGATGAGGTCGCGCACTTGGCGCTCGCGTGTCGCAAGCAGCCCTTGCTCCTCATGGCGGAAACGCGATGGGCGTCCGGACGGGCGATGATCAGGCGATTGATCGGTTTTAGATAGCGAACCAGCGCGCGGAACATCCGTTCGAGCGGTTGCGGATCCTCGGGGGCAGGGTGTTCTAGGTGGACTTCAAGAGGAGCAAACCTAGAGGAGAAGTTGTCCCTGATCATTTGCGTGAGCGACGAGAGGAAAAACTCCGCATCCTGACGGCGAGGCCAAGTGTTTCCGTTGGCAATCCGGTCGGCGAACCTGGCCAGCGTCTGTCCAAAGATGTCTTTATCGCTCCAGCGCGTCCAAACATCGTAGAGAGACTTGTGCAGACCATACTCCTTCGGTGCACCCCTTCGGCGCAACCCATTGATATTTATTAAGATAATTCCGTTCAGGATACGCCGGTCGTCGGCACGCGGCTTGCCGTGGGACTTCGGGACGTATGCTTCCAAACGCGCCGTCTGCGCATCCCTGAGCAAGAAAGACATCAGACATGTCACGGCTCAGTTTTCCGCGCGATGAATCAAGCCCTTCCGCTGAAATCAATGGGTCCTGAGCCTGACAACCGAAGTTGCAGACCCCAGTCTCACTGACCCCCATTGCAGCTGTACTGACCGCGGAAGCCGGCCGTGTAGTCCTCGCCCGCCGTCACGATCATGTCCGAGAGATCGTCACCCTTGCGAATTTCCGCGTTCAGCGGGTCCGCGGCAAAACGGGCAGTGGCTGTGTCGTCGGACTGCAGGTCGAGCTGCACAAGATCGCCGCTGATCTTCATCACGGCCGCATCGGCACCAACCGCCAGAACGGCAGGGCTGGAGGCCGTGTAGGTGAACCGGCAGCTTTCGCCTTCGGGCAGAACCTTGGCGATATCGTCTCCGGTCAGGAATTCCGGATCGACCTTGGCGACGACCTCGGTGGACAGGGCCTGCTGCGCGTCGACCACCTCCGGAGCGGCAACAGGCTCTTTCGGGGCGGCCTCGCCATTGGCGGAAATGTCGGAGATCAGGTAGCGCATTTCGGCGATTTCCTTGTCCTGCGCGTAGACGATGTCCTCGGCCAGCGTCTGCACCGCGGATCGGTCAGCTCGGCCCGCGACGAGGTCATGATGGCGATCGAGTGGTGCGGGATCATCGCACGCATGAAGGACCGGTCCTGCACCGTGACCTGGCTGCGTACGAGCCAGAGGCTGAGAACGAAGGCAATGATCGAACCGGTGAAGATCGCGATATTGGCCAGTCTGTTGGTGTACATGCCCAGCATGAAGGACAGCATGACAAAGGCCATCACCGCCCCCATCAGAACGGCCATGTAGGCCCGCGTTTCGGAAAAGAAGACATGCCCCATCAGGTAGGTGTTCAGGTACATCAGAACGAACATCACGACAGTCGATGTGCCGATCATCAGAAAGAAACGTGTGTAGTGCATGGGTGGCGCTCCGTCTGAGAAAGGTTCATCGGGAAAACGAACATCGGGTGTGGAAAGGTTCCGACGCGCGGCCCGATTTGGCCAGAAATCGTGTTTTTCCGGGAACAAACGGCGCTTTGCGCGCAGCCCTCACGCAGGTGTGACTCCCCTTCCGGCCCGGGCGGCAGGTGTTGTGGTTTGGCACAGGAAAGGAGCGCCCATGACTCAATTGACTCGCCGAACTCTGCTCGTCGCCGGAGCGGCCGCCTTGGTTGCGCCCCGACTGGCGCTGGCGCATCCGGTCAAGCTGCCGGAACGGTTCAACCCGACCGCCGTCCACACCGGGCGCATGGACTGGTTGCCCGGCGAGGTCCACGTCGTACCGGACGAGTTCTACCTGTACTTGATGGGGGAGGGCGGTGCGGCGATCCGCTACGGCGTAGGGGTCGGACGCAAGGGCTTGTACGAGGCCGGTGTGTTCACCGTGGCTCGCAAGGCGAAATGGCCGTGGTGGCGGCCGACCCAGTCGATGATCCGCCGCGATCCGGGCAAATACGCGCAGTACAAGGACGGCATGAAGGGCGGGCCGAACAACCCCCTCGGTGCCCGTGCGCTCTATCTCTACGACGACGCGGGGCGCGACACCTACCTGCGCATCCACGGCACCAACGCGCCCTCGACCATTGGCAGCGCCGTGTCGAACGGCTGCGCGCGGCTGACCAACGAACACGTCAAGGACCTGTACGAGCGGGTCGAGATCGGCGCCCCGCGTGTGCTGCACCCCAAGGTGACGACTGCGTGATCCGGCCCCGTACAGGATGAACCCCGTCGCCCCTGCCGGATTGCCCGGCCGAGGCGACCGGGGGGCGCTGCAAATCGCCTGAAGACATGTGCGGCCCTTGGTGAACGCCAGCCCGGCAACACCGGCGCTGTCGGAGCCGCGCAGCACCATCCTTGCCCACAAGCGGTCCAGACTTCCGTCGCCGGGCACCCGCATGCAGATGCGGACCTTCCACACTCAGGCGTCCGGACCAGAGTCCCGCCTGCGGCAAGTAAATGCGCTTTTACAATACGTGGAACGAGGCAGCCGCGCTGGCGCTTGTTTCAGGACAAAACAAGCCAGCAAACGGACGGCCCAAAGCGACTGGACCCTTTCGAACCCCCGCCATGACCCGCCGCGTCGCAGCGACGTGAAATATATTTCTTACCTCAGGATTTTATTGACAGGCAGGGGCCTCCTCCGCATCTTCGGGCCGGTGAAACGCCGGTGCTGACTGAGGAGTTTTCGGTCCCGGCCCAGGGAGGACATCCGATGAAGACCAGATATTTCGCGGCGGCAGCCGCCTCTATTGTCATGGCCAGCGCGACTGTAACGCTTGCGCAAGATGCCGATACGCCTTGGGAAACCAGCCCGTTCCGCTGCGAGCCGGGCGAGACCTACGTGATGAACGTGATGGTTTCGGGCGTGGAATACTGGTTCCCGGTCTACGAGATGTTCAAGCAGGCCGCGCATCAGTTCGGATGCGAGGCGGATTACACCGGCACGCCGGAGTATGACGTCAACAAGCAGATCGCCACCTTCGAGCAGGCGCTGGCGAAACAGCCCGCCGGAATCCTGCTGCACCCGATGAACCCCGATCCCTTTGTCGAGCCGATCAACCGCGCATCGAGCAGGGCACCGCCGTCGTGACCTTTGCCGCCGACAGCCCGAACTCCAATCGGGTGTCCTATGTGACCTCCGACAACGCCCGCGAAGGCCGCGTGGCCGCGCAGCAGATCGCCGAGGACATGGGTGGCAAGGGCCAGTACGCCGTGCTGGAGAACCCCGGCCAGGACAACCACGACCGCCGCGTCGCCGCCTTCATCGAAGAGATGGAGACCAACTGGCCGGATATGGAGCTGGTCGGCCGGGCGTCCACCGGGCAGGACCCGAACAAGGCTTATCAGGCGGTGCTGAGCCTCGCGCAGGCCAATCCCGATCTGGGTGCGGTCTTCATGCCGGAGGCTTCCTCGGCGATGGGCGCTGCGCAGGCGGCCAAGGAAGCGGGCGGCAGCATCCGCGTGATGTCGGTCGACGTGAACGCGTCGGTGCTCGACATGATCAAGGCGGGCGAGATGTTCGGTGCGATCAACCCCAACCAGGGCACGCAGGGCTATTACGGCTTCCTGCTCCTGTGGCTGGCCAAACACCCGGAGCTGATCGATCCGATGAACGACCACGCCGAGGCCGGGTTCAACCCGATGGGTATCCCGGTGCTCGACAACGGTTACTCTGTCGTGACGCAGGACAACGCCGAAAGCTTCTATTGGGACAAGTACCTCAAGAAGCGCGGCACCCGCGGCATCGAGGGGTAAGCCTCCTCGGTCCAGTCCGCGTCCTCCCCCTTTGACGGCGCGGCTCCTCCCGGCGGATCGGTTTCCACCGATCCGCCGAACACACCATCCCCGCCAATCCCGGAGGCTGCCATGCCGCCCCTTCTTCAACTGAGCAACATCGCGAAGAGCTTCGGTGCGGTGAAGGCGCTGCGCGATGTCTCCTTCGAGCTGCGCGCCGGAGAGATCCACGCCCGCTGGCGAGAACGGCGCGGGCAAGTCCACCACGATGAAGATCGTCGACGGGATACAGCAGCCGGACGCGGGCGAGATCCGTGTCGACGGCAAGCTGCGCCGCATCCGCTCACCGCTGGAGGCGCAGGCGCTCGGCATCGGCTTCGTGCACCAGGAAATCGCGCTCTGCCCGACGTGAGCGTGGCCGAGAACATCTTCATGAGCGCCACCGCCACGCGGCGGTCTGATGAACTTCGCCGCGCTGGAGCGCAAGGCAAAGACCGTTCTGGAGGAACTCTGCGACGTCGATCCCGCCGCGAAGGTGGGCGATCTGAGCATCTCGAACCAGCAGCTTGTCGAGATCGCCAAGGCGCTGACGCTGGATGCACGCATCCTGATCCTCGACGAGCCGACCTCCGCGCTGACCGAGGCGGAGACAGAGAAGCTGTTCCGCATCGTGCACCGACTGCGAGAGCGGGGCTTGGGCATCATCCACATCTCGCACCGCATGGCTGAGATCTTCGATCACTGCGACCGTGTCACGGTGTTCCGCGACGGTGAATACGTCACCTGCCTGAACATCCCGAGACGACCCGCAGAGGTCGTGAACAACATGGTCGGGCGCGAGATTTCCCACCTTTACCCCGCCAAGGCGACGCAGCCCGCGGGCCGGCCGCTGCTCGAGGTCGAGGGCGTGACCTGCGGCGTGTTGAACAACGTTTCTCTGAGCCTGCGCGAGGGCGAGATCCTGGGCATTGGCGGGCTGATCGGCGCGGGCCGGTCCGAACTGGCCAAGGCGATATGCGGGCTGCGCCGCAGCTCCAAGACCGTCCGTCTGATGGGCGAGCCGGTGGAGATTCCTGATTTCTCCGCCGCGCTGGAGCGCGGTCTGGTCTACGTTTCCGAGGATCGCAAGGGCGAGGGGCTGTTCCTCGACCTGCCGATCTCGATGAACGTCTCGTCGCTGCGCCTGAGCCAGGTGACGAAGGCGGGCCTTGTTGACCGCGCCGCGGAAACCGCACAGGCCGAGACGCTGGGTCGCCGCCTGCGGCTCAAGGCCGGCAAGCCCGAGGACCCGCCGAGCACCCTGTCAGGTGGCAACCAGCAGAAGGTCGCGCTGGCGCGGATGCTGTCGGTGAACCCGAAAGTGGTTTTCCTGGACGAGCCGACGCGCGGCGTCGACGTCGGCGCCAAATCCGAGATCCACGCCATCCTGCGCGAGCTTTGCGAGCAGGGCGTCGGCGTCGTGGTGATCTCGTCCGAACTGCCCGAGCTGATCGGGCTCAGCGACCGCATTGTCGTCCTGCACGA is part of the Sagittula sp. P11 genome and harbors:
- a CDS encoding helix-turn-helix domain-containing protein; translation: MIDANLGISAITLDRVAAALHLGPRTLQRRLAAEGTSLRALLDQVRHARATRLLAQPGPQVGLVAQLLGYTDPTAFRQAWRG
- a CDS encoding L,D-transpeptidase; this translates as MTQLTRRTLLVAGAAALVAPRLALAHPVKLPERFNPTAVHTGRMDWLPGEVHVVPDEFYLYLMGEGGAAIRYGVGVGRKGLYEAGVFTVARKAKWPWWRPTQSMIRRDPGKYAQYKDGMKGGPNNPLGARALYLYDDAGRDTYLRIHGTNAPSTIGSAVSNGCARLTNEHVKDLYERVEIGAPRVLHPKVTTA
- a CDS encoding AraC family transcriptional regulator ligand-binding domain-containing protein, coding for MARFADRIANGNTWPRRQDAEFFLSSLTQMIRDNFSSRFAPLEVHLEHPAPEDPQPLERMFRALVRYLKPINRLIIARPDAHRVSAMRSKGCLRHASAKCATSSAKRPRPSTRHPQPAQ
- a CDS encoding ATP-binding cassette domain-containing protein — encoded protein: MVGREISHLYPAKATQPAGRPLLEVEGVTCGVLNNVSLSLREGEILGIGGLIGAGRSELAKAICGLRRSSKTVRLMGEPVEIPDFSAALERGLVYVSEDRKGEGLFLDLPISMNVSSLRLSQVTKAGLVDRAAETAQAETLGRRLRLKAGKPEDPPSTLSGGNQQKVALARMLSVNPKVVFLDEPTRGVDVGAKSEIHAILRELCEQGVGVVVISSELPELIGLSDRIVVLHEGEITGELGPDEMTEEAIIHLASGLHIQGDAA